The Urocitellus parryii isolate mUroPar1 chromosome 6, mUroPar1.hap1, whole genome shotgun sequence genome includes a window with the following:
- the LOC113194827 gene encoding chymase-like, with the protein MHLLSLFLLLFLLCSSAEAEEIIGGTECKPHSRPYMAYLEIVTPRGHLKSCGGFLVRRNFVLTAAHCAGRSITVMLGVHNKKEKEDTWQRLEVVKQFPHPKYDDVLLLHDIMLLKLEEKANLTLAVGTLPLPSQFNFISPWRMCRATGWGRTNVEESTSDSLQEVKLRLLDPQACKHFRSFKHNLQLCAGNPRKTNSVYKGDSGGPLLCAGIAQGIASYVNLNAKPPAVFTRISHYRPWINKILKEN; encoded by the exons ATgcatcttctttctctctttctgctgctCTTTCTCCTATGCTCCAGTGCTGAAGCCG AGGAGATCATCGGGGGCACAGAATGTAAGCCACACTCCCGCCCCTACATGGCCTACCTAGAAATTGTCACTCCACGAGGTCACCTGAAATCTTGTGGTGGCTTCCTGGTAAGACGGAATTTTGTGCTGACAGCTGCTCACTGTGCAGGAAg GTCTATAACAGTTATGCTAGGTGTCcataacaaaaaagagaaagaagacacatGGCAGAGGCTTGAGGTCGTAAAGCAATTCCCTCATCCAAAATATGATGACGTTTTGCTTCTCCATGACATCATGTTACTAAAG TTGGAGGAGAAAGCCAACCTGACCCTAGCCGTGGGGACACTACCCCTCCCATCCCAATTCAACTTCATTTCACCTTGGAGAATGTGCCGGGCAACTGGCTGGGGAAGAACAAATGTGGAGGAATCTACGTCTGACAGTCTACAGGAGGTGAAACTGAGACTCTTGGATCCCCAGGCCTGCAAACACTTCAGAAGCTTTAAACACAACCTCCAGCTGTGTGCGGGCAATCCCAGGAAGACAAATTCTGTATACAAG GGAGACTCTGGGGGCCCCCTTCTGTGTGCTGGGATAGCCCAGGGCATTGCATCCTATGTAAATCTGAATGCAAAGCCGCCTGCTGTCTTCACCCGAATCTCCCATTACCGACCCTGGATCAACAAGATCTTGAAGGAGAATTAA